Part of the Chitinophaga parva genome is shown below.
AAGGCAGGATTGAGCCGGTCGTACCCTTTCAGGGAAATGTGGTAAGTATCCAGGCGGTAAGGTGCAAAGATGTCGCGGCTGTGCAGCTCCGTCCTCAGGATGGAGTCCAGGCGGATCAGGTTAATGCTGTCGCTGTACAGGCGGTTGAGGATGAGCAGTTCAGCGATCTGGCGGGCCATGGTATCGGCATACACACGGGACAGGGAGTCCGTGGAGAGCTGCATGCTGGTGGTGTCCATGTTGTCGTCCAGGATAGGCTTGCGGATCATGCCCAGGGAGTGGCGCAGGTCCTTGTAGCGGTTAAAGTCGGAGGTAGACAGGCGTACGCGCAGGTGTTTATCTGCGGTCACGGAATCATGCAGGCTGCTGACGTTGTTGCGGATATCTACAAACTGCTTTTTGAACACGGCACTGCGCAGGGCGTCGTTCACTTCGTGGTTGAACTGGTCCATGCGCATCCGGTAGGAATTATACAGCCAGTAGCCCTGGAACAGGTAAATGCCCAGGATGCAACTGCACATCAGTAACATGATATTTCTTATCCTTTGCCGCATGTTTATCAAGTGGTGCCTGCAAAACTACCGGATTCCCGCTTTGGCCCCGGATTGCCTTAACAGTAATTAACAATAAATAATAATGATTAACGGATATAAATTCTACCGAAAGAAGAACTTTGATCCAGCAAAAAAGCATCCCATGCATAAGTTCGCAAAAATTCTGATTGGTGCCGCAATGGCACTGCCTTTTGGCCAGGTAGCCCTGGCCCAGTCCACAGGTGTGATCGACTATGACGTTACCATGGAAATGGATCGTCGGTTTGGTCCCGGTGGCAGTAATGGTTTTGGCCAGCAGGGTGGCGGAGAGCCGGGCGCTCCCCCGCAGGTAGTGAATTTTACCCAGCACTTTACTTTTACCTCGGGCATGGGCAAGGTAGACGTGGACCGGCCCAACTTCCGTGGCCGTGGCGGTAATTTCCAGCCTCCCTTCAGTAACACTACCTACGTGGATATGACCCACAAAAAAACCTTGCAGGTGGTAACTGAAAATGATGGCGACAAGAAGAGCTACTACACAGAAGAAGACTTTGTAACCCCCACCAGTGTGGACACATCGTCTGAGAAGACTAAGAAAATTGCAGGCTATAATTGTAAAAAAGCCGTGATCAAACTGCGCGATGAAAACTTCACGGTGTGGTACACCCGCGATCTGCCGGGCCTCAATTACTCCCCTGTAAATGGCCTGATACCCGGTAACGGCGTGGTACTGAGCGCAGAAAGCGACAAACGTTCCTTCGTGGCCAGCAAAGTGGCCCTGAAACCCGTAGAAGATGCCACGGTGGCCCTGCCAGCCGGCGCAACGAAGATCAGCCAGGATGAAATGCGTGAAAAACGCCGCGAGGCCATGCAGAAGATCAGAGAACAGCGTCAACAACAACAGCAATAGCCAAAGACTTATTACCTGCGCCAGCTGTCCCGCTGCTGGCGCAGTTTTCCCTCCCCTACCACACAGAATTCGCGGAACGGCCAAAGCGCAGGATAGCCGGTTACAAGCAACCCTTTTCCCGCTGTATCTTTCGGCCAGGCTTATGTTTCCTACCAACCAAAATTCGCTTCCTCCAACATGAAAAAAATCGCGCTGATTATTAGTTGCGTGCTTTGTGCCGCCGTGTCCTTTGGTCAAACCCAGGTCAAGGGAAAACTGGTGGATAAAGACTCCAAAGAGCCAATGCCTGCCGCCGCTGTGGCCCTTTTGAAGAGTTCCGACTCGTCTGTGGTGCAAACGGCCATCACTGACAACAATGGTAATTTTACGATGAGTGGCATGGGCAATGGCAGCTTTCGCATATTTGTGACCTTTCTTGGTTACAAGCCCATTTACCGCGCCATTACTATCTCGTCTGATAAACCCCAGCAGGACCTGGGCACGGTGAATATATCCCGCAAAGGCCTTGCGCTCAATGAAGTGGAGATCGTGCAGGAAAAGCCTCCGGTGGTAGTAAAGCAGGATACCCTTGAGTTTAACGCCGGCTCCTTCAAAACCCGTGAGAACGCCATGGTGGAAGATCTGGTGAAAAAGCTGCCCGGCGTGCAGGTGGATAAGGACGGTACTGTTACGGCCCAGGGCCAGCAGGTAACCCGCGTGCTGGTGGATGGTAAGCCGTTCTTTGGTACAGACCCCAAGATGGCCACCAAGAACCTGCCGGCAGATATCGTGGATAAAGTGCAGATCATAGACCGTAAGTCTGACCAGGCGCAGTTTACCGGCATAGACGATGGTAACATTGAAAAGGCGATCAACATTGTATTGAAACCGGAAAAGCGCAAAGGATATTTTGGCCGCGCACAGGCCGGCTATGGTACAGATGATCACTTCATGGCCAACGTTACGGCCAACCGGTTCCGGGAAAACCAGCAGTTGTCTTTCCTGGGCGGTGGTAATAACGTAAATAACCTGGGCTATACGCCCCAGGATGTGTTTAACTTCACTAATGGCAACGGAAGTGGCGGCCGTGGTGGGTTTGGCGGCAGTGTGCGTTCCGGCTCCGTAAATGCGGGCGGCCTTTCCATCGGCTCCGGTGGCTCGGGCATTACCCGCAACTGGAACGGGGGCCTGAACTTTAACCAGGACTTCAACACGAAATTGAAATTAAACGCCAGCTATTTCTATAACGACAGCAAGACCAATACCGCTCAAACCAGCAGTACCCAGTACTTCCTGAAGGACGAGAACGGGAAAGACAGTTCTTACTTTTACGATGCAAAGAACAAGGGTCTCAATGAGAATGCCAACCACCGGGTGGACATGCGCCTGGAATATGCGCCAGACTCTATGAACTCCGTGATCTTTACGCCTACCTTCACCTACAACAAGGCCCACAACGAAAACGATAACACTTACCAGTCTTTCGATACCAGCCACACCAGGCTGCTGAACGGGGGGGCGGTGAACAATATCAATGAGGGCACCTCGCCTAATATTTCCGGCAACCTGTTGTTCCGTCACCGCTTTGCCAAGCAGGGTCGTACCTTCAGTGCCAACTTTTCCGGTGGCTACAATACCAATGACCGTACGGCGCTCAATCTCTCCAACAACCAGTATATCCTCAAAAGCGGGGATTATGCTTACGATACCATCCAGCAGCGCAACATCCAGCACAGTGAAAATAACAATGAAGGCGTAAGGCTGAATTATACGGAGCCCATTTTCAAGAACCGTTACCTGGAGCTGGCGTATAATTATAACACCAGCCATAACGTATCGAGCCGCAATACCTTTGATTATAATCCTGCTTCCGGCAATTATGATCTTCATAACGACAGCCTGAGTAACGCTTTTGACAACACCACCACCACGCAGATGGGAAGCCTGAATATCCGCACCCAGAAGCTGAAATATGGCTATACCATCGGTATCAGCGTGCAGGAAAATGACCAGCAGAGCCGGAACGTGACCAAAGACAGCACCGTGCACCTGCGGACGGTGAATTTCTTCCCGGTAGCCTTGTTCAACTACAACTTTGCAAAGGGTAAACGCTTCCAGTTCACCTACCGTGGCAGTACCACGCAGCCCACGCTCTCCCAGTTGCAACCCGTGCCGGACAACAGCAATCCGCAGTATATCCAGCTAGGCAACCCGGACCTGAAGCCCACCTTCACCCATACCATCCAGGCACGTTACAACTCGTTCAACCAGGTAACGATGAGCGGCTTTTTCTCTAACGTAAATGCTACTTTCAACCAGAACCAGATCGTGAGCAAAACGGTGAACGATGGCCAGGGCCGGCAGATCTCCCAGCCGGTGAATGTGAATGGTAACTATAACCTGAGCGGGTTTATGACCAACATTATACCGGTAAAAGGCCTGGAACAGAGCCACCTGAACCTGAGCACGAACGCCAGCTACGGACAAAACCACTCTTTTGCCGGCAACGTTGTGGCAAACGGTGCAACGATACCCAACGAAGCTGCGCTTTCCACCACCAAGACCATGAACCTGAAGGAGAATGTACGTTTTGACTGGTCTTACAAGGAGCTGTTTGACTTCTTCACTTCCGGCAGCGTTAACTGGAACAATACCGCCAGCACCCTGCAGAATGCCACCAATTATTTTGACTACGAGTTCACTTTTGATTTTAACGTAAACCTTCCGCTGGGCTTCATCA
Proteins encoded:
- a CDS encoding GLPGLI family protein, producing the protein MHKFAKILIGAAMALPFGQVALAQSTGVIDYDVTMEMDRRFGPGGSNGFGQQGGGEPGAPPQVVNFTQHFTFTSGMGKVDVDRPNFRGRGGNFQPPFSNTTYVDMTHKKTLQVVTENDGDKKSYYTEEDFVTPTSVDTSSEKTKKIAGYNCKKAVIKLRDENFTVWYTRDLPGLNYSPVNGLIPGNGVVLSAESDKRSFVASKVALKPVEDATVALPAGATKISQDEMREKRREAMQKIREQRQQQQQ
- a CDS encoding TonB-dependent receptor family protein — protein: MKKIALIISCVLCAAVSFGQTQVKGKLVDKDSKEPMPAAAVALLKSSDSSVVQTAITDNNGNFTMSGMGNGSFRIFVTFLGYKPIYRAITISSDKPQQDLGTVNISRKGLALNEVEIVQEKPPVVVKQDTLEFNAGSFKTRENAMVEDLVKKLPGVQVDKDGTVTAQGQQVTRVLVDGKPFFGTDPKMATKNLPADIVDKVQIIDRKSDQAQFTGIDDGNIEKAINIVLKPEKRKGYFGRAQAGYGTDDHFMANVTANRFRENQQLSFLGGGNNVNNLGYTPQDVFNFTNGNGSGGRGGFGGSVRSGSVNAGGLSIGSGGSGITRNWNGGLNFNQDFNTKLKLNASYFYNDSKTNTAQTSSTQYFLKDENGKDSSYFYDAKNKGLNENANHRVDMRLEYAPDSMNSVIFTPTFTYNKAHNENDNTYQSFDTSHTRLLNGGAVNNINEGTSPNISGNLLFRHRFAKQGRTFSANFSGGYNTNDRTALNLSNNQYILKSGDYAYDTIQQRNIQHSENNNEGVRLNYTEPIFKNRYLELAYNYNTSHNVSSRNTFDYNPASGNYDLHNDSLSNAFDNTTTTQMGSLNIRTQKLKYGYTIGISVQENDQQSRNVTKDSTVHLRTVNFFPVALFNYNFAKGKRFQFTYRGSTTQPTLSQLQPVPDNSNPQYIQLGNPDLKPTFTHTIQARYNSFNQVTMSGFFSNVNATFNQNQIVSKTVNDGQGRQISQPVNVNGNYNLSGFMTNIIPVKGLEQSHLNLSTNASYGQNHSFAGNVVANGATIPNEAALSTTKTMNLKENVRFDWSYKELFDFFTSGSVNWNNTASTLQNATNYFDYEFTFDFNVNLPLGFIIGSDVDYTVTTGRSAGYNQHITMLNGFVSKSVFKKKQGLIKLQGFDLLRQNVSISRTVNENYIQDVNNMVLQRYFMISFTYFLNKFGQQQQSQGPRGPGGRGMGFPGGGGFRRGGGMM